Genomic DNA from Prunus persica cultivar Lovell chromosome G1, Prunus_persica_NCBIv2, whole genome shotgun sequence:
tgctttaaaattagggttttgtggCGAAGCCAGAGACTGGTCCAGATGGCGCCATCAATTTGATGATCTGGCAGTGCATCATCCCTGGCAAGAGCTCTGTGAGTCCTCTTCTTCTATTTCCTCTAAGAATTTTGCAGGACAATCAGAGATATAGCTAAAGTTGGGGCCTTTAGAGATTTTAATTTAGAAATTGTTGTGTTACATTAGatcagttttcaaattttatgggttttctGATACGTATGATCAAAGCCGTCAGAGATTTTATTCTACTTATTCTAGTAGAGTATCTGAAAACTATATAAGAGGGGCtaataataattgaatgaaTACTGGAGGTGGGAGGAgtgttaatttaattatagcaACTTATTGAACACATTCTACCGAAGATAAGTTCACATCTTTTGCTTCATAGAGACTGACATTGGGAAAGTTTATTTTCATGATAGTGGTTACTGGTTGCTGGTGTAACATTCATATCAgaaattttcttaatatctttttttgttttgttttttgttttggtattgatctTGTTGCTATTGCAGACTGATTGGGAAGGTGGCTACTTTCCACTTACACTTCACTTCAGTGAGGATTACCCCAGCAAGCCCCCTAAGTGTAAGTTCCCACAGGGCTTTTTCCACCCCAATGTCTATCCTTCTGGAACTGTTTGTCTTTCGATTCTCAACGAGGACAGTGTAAGTAATCAGCACTGCTCTAACCGGTCGATGGAGATTGTCGTAATTGGTGAATTCATTTTAATGTGAATATATTTTTCAGGGGTGGAGGCCAGCCATTACAGTGAAGCAAATCCTAGTAGGCATTCAGGATTTGCTAGATCAACCCAACCCTGCTGATCCAGCACAAACTGACGGTTATCAGCTCTTCATCCAGGTTTAACTTTACATTGAATTCTAGTTGCTGCATATTCTCTGTTGTGACAGCTTGTGAAACTTGACCTATGTTTGAGCAATTTGACCCCAATGTGCAGGAACCGGCTGAGTACAAGCGAAGAGTGCGGCAGCAGGCAAAGCAATATCCACCTGTTCTATGATGTGTGCGTTTACTATATATGATTATCAACTCATTGATTAGTTCAAGAAATTCATGCCCACCGCTCCCTGCAAGGCTTGATCAACCTTATAAGTGCGTTCTCAGTTGACTTGCAATTTGCAAATTTCACttgatagttttttttaatttataaaaatatttatggtcgttgctGTTTTGGCAGTGGACGTGCTGCCATCGTATGTATCATGGTTATTCTCATTATAATAtgtgaaagaataaaaaattcttgGACAGTAGAAGCTCTTATGCACCTTAAAACTTCAAAACTCAGTTTTTGATGTAGCAATGATATTGACTAATGTCCTTCTGATGATTGTTTATTGTTGCcattgtaatttggaaaatcaTATTCACTCAGTGTAGTTCGGCGGAGTTTTCGAATCAGAACAGGGGGACTGGGTTTGTGGCCTGTTCCTGTGAGCAAAGATTGGAATGCATAATGCAATCCAATTCCTTTGAATGTCATTCATTTGAATAAGAAAACAGAGGGATTTTCACTTTGCTGTTTAGGTAGATTTACCTTAACAAAGCACAAGTTGAGTGTCAGATATGCCATGAGTGTATGCTATGACCTCACATCTTGAAGAAGACTCGGCAAGAAGCCCAAATTACCGTTACAATCAGAGCAGagcagtttttaattttattttataaaattaatagtAACTactcttattattttatacaatCGG
This window encodes:
- the LOC18789148 gene encoding SUMO-conjugating enzyme SCE1; the protein is MSGGIARGRLAEERKAWRKNHPHGFVAKPETGPDGAINLMIWQCIIPGKSSTDWEGGYFPLTLHFSEDYPSKPPKCKFPQGFFHPNVYPSGTVCLSILNEDSGWRPAITVKQILVGIQDLLDQPNPADPAQTDGYQLFIQEPAEYKRRVRQQAKQYPPVL